The following coding sequences are from one Zalophus californianus isolate mZalCal1 chromosome 5, mZalCal1.pri.v2, whole genome shotgun sequence window:
- the LOC113929556 gene encoding olfactory receptor 2W3, giving the protein MDGTNESTQGNFILLRFSDSPHLERILFVVILIAYLLTLVGNTTMILVSRLDPHLHTPMYFFLTHLSLLDLSFTSSSIPQLLYNLNGRDKTISYTGCAIQLFLFLGLGGAECLLLAVMAYDRFVAVCKPLHYAVIMNPRLCMGLVSVAWGCGVAKSLAMSPVTLHLPHCGHRRVDHFLCEMPVLIRMACVNTAAIEGTVFVLAVGIVLSPLVFILVSYSYIVRAVLHIQSSSGRHKAFNTCGSHLTVVSLFYGNIIYMYMQPGNSSSQDQGKFLTLFYNIVTPLLNPLIYTLRNKEVKGALRRLLLGNREVGKD; this is encoded by the coding sequence ATGGATGGGACCAATGAGAGCACCCAGGGAAATTTCATCCTTTTGAGGTTTTCTGACAGCCCCCATCTGGAGAGGATCCTCTTTGTGGTCATCTTGATTGCATATCTCCTGACCCTTGTGGGCAACACCaccatgatcctggtgtcccgcCTGGACCCCCACCTCCACActcccatgtacttcttcctcaccCACCTATCCCTCCTGGACCTCAGTTTCACCAGCAGCTCCATCCCTCAGCTGCTCTATAACCTGAATGGGCGTGACAAGACCATCAGCTACACAGGCTGTGCCATCCAGCTCTTCCTATTTCTGGGTCTGGGAGGTGCAGAATGCTTGCTTCTGGCTGTCATGGCGTATGACCGGTTTGTTGCAGTCTGCAAACCCCTCCACTATGCGGTGATCATGAATCCACGCCTCTGCATGGGCTTGGTGTCAGTGGCCTGGGGCTGTGGGGTAGCCAAGTCCTTGGCCATGTCCCCAGTAACCCTGCACTTACCCCACTGTGGGCACCGCAGAGTGGACCACTTCCTGTGTGAAATGCCTGTCCTGATCCGGATGGCCTGTGTCAATACAGCTGCCATCGAGGGCACTGTCTTTGTCCTGGCAGTTGGCATTGTGTTGTCACCTCTGGTGTTCATCCTGGTGTCCTACAGTTACATTGTGAGGGCCGTGTTACACATTCAGTCATCCTCAGGGAGGCACAAAGCCTTCAACACCTGTGGCTCCCATCTCACAGTGGTCTCCCTTTTCTATGGAAACATCATCTACATGTACATGCAACCTGGAAACAGCTCCTCCCAGGACCAGGGAAAGTTCCTCACCCTCTTCTACAACATTGTCACGCCACTCCTGAACCCCCTGATCTACACCCTCAGAAACAAGGAGGTGAAGGGGGCCCTGAGGAGGCTGCTGCTGGGTAACAGAGAGGTAGGGAAGGATTAA